From a region of the Panicum virgatum strain AP13 chromosome 2K, P.virgatum_v5, whole genome shotgun sequence genome:
- the LOC120695041 gene encoding uncharacterized protein LOC120695041, whose protein sequence is MPDIREFLGIAREEWNAATITKLGIKPHPAIATLPKQERKDTAGERRRRIEDEKREVDDDDDDEEEEEYDPWEYEAFRCDWSIFSHIHGSFEDTTSSITCPAETLQVFSAKVAEIRGGLQRPLDVFGFFAVRDWIDHNRNIIYNRARDNCQTLTQEVCIVHWFVCLRLCFLTQLATMTFFYLTHTCTSQPSLIFVTMEAYIHFLVAFTPIPYLLFYLSLTIMHRANMLLPFLCYVHHVVYAMQFPIILFCIEYVAQHLSLLFQFPNYLFNGFTCMQDHNLVLAGPTRAIVCGIQGPATFEVDLKVKGATESEDKCLSFLAAKFLFMDSYMSRQTNIAYTSKLSLSTLEFTLGCIVQSVEATIFMRVIRGSWPGDFCCEFAALTTDASGKNTASAYNAPCIDREKFVLLDSRGEGAACL, encoded by the exons ATGCCAGATATTCGAGAGTTTCTTGGTATTGCCAGAGAGGAGTGGAATGCGGCGACCATCACGAAACTTGGTATTAAACCGCATCCTGCGATTGCGACCCTCCCGAAACAGGAGAGGAAGGACACAGCGGgggagcggaggaggaggattgAGGACGAGAAGCGGGAAGtggatgacgacgacgatgatgaggaggaagaggagtatGACCCGTGGGAATATGAAGCATTTCGCTGTGACTGGAGCATATTCTCCCACATCCACGGATCATTCGAGGACACAA CCTCCTCCATTACCTGCCCCGCGGAAACTCTTCAGGTCTTTTCAGCCAAGGTTGCAGAAATAAGAGGGGGCTTACAGCGGCCGCTGGATGTGTTTGGTTTCTTTGCTGTACGTGACTGGATTGACCATAATCGGAATATTATCTACAACCGTGCAAGGGACAATTGCCAAACCCTTACGCAAGAGGTATGTATCGTTCATTGGTTTGTTTGTCTCCGGCTGTGCTTCCTAACACAGCTAGCTACCATGACCTTTTTCTATCTTACCCACACATGCACCAGTCAGCCCTCCCTAATTTTCGTTACCATGGAGGCATACATACATTTCCTTGTCGCCTTTACACCCATACCATA TCTCTTATTCTATTTGTCACTTACTATAATGCATCGAGCTAACATgcttctcccatttttgtgttaTGTACACCACGTCGTTTATGCTATGCAGTTCCCTATTATACTGTTTTGTATTGAATATGTTGCTCAGCATTTATCTCTTCTGTTCCAGTTCCCCAATTACTTATTTAATGGTTTTACATGCATGCAGGATCATAACTTAGTACTAGCAGGTCCTACCCGTGCTATTGTGTGTGGTATCCAGGGACCTGCGACCTTCGAAGTTGACCTGAAAGTGAAGGGCGCTACGGAGTCAGAAGATAAATGCTTAAGCTTCCTAGCTGCGAAATTCTTGTTCATGGATTCTTATATGTCTCGCCAGACCAATATTGCTTACACTAGCAAGCTAAGCCTAAGCACACTAGAGTTTACACTTGGCTGTATTGTTCAGTCTGTAGAGGCCACAATATTTATGCGAGTCATTCGTGGGTCATGGCCAGGTGATTTTTGCTGTGAATTTGCTGCCCTTACTACTGATGCCAGTGGCAAGAATACCGCATCTGCCTATAATGCACCCTGTATTGATCGTGAGAAATTCGTCTTACTGGATTCTAGAGGTGAAGGTGCCGCCTGCTTGTGA